A stretch of the Oxyura jamaicensis isolate SHBP4307 breed ruddy duck chromosome 4, BPBGC_Ojam_1.0, whole genome shotgun sequence genome encodes the following:
- the IL13RA2 gene encoding interleukin-13 receptor subunit alpha-2 produces the protein MALRRIYVFSLALVWGCMASSSQQTAVAPPQDLQITDPGLLGSLDIEWKPPPNVQTFNECTVKYKFEYRNTGDREWKVIFTRKLKFRVGFDLSRTAEVKVQTLLEGRCTNDVEVQSEWIYATFQVPLQGKLESEVQNFHCIYHDWEYLECTWQPGLLAPRGVHYGLYYWYEGLDHAVQCDDYIQDHGINIGCMLQNLSQAEYKDLSICVNGSAAATLLRPLYATLRLHNLAKPSPPKQLVVSMSASEELRVVWSPPGGETPPQCLEYEVQLAEEQGKAKTAWASVSTQMETAFTISRANQSSISCVRVRGRTNNFCADQGFWSEWTQECFSVSRKEDKQLFILIPVILSLSSSLIIFMLIGQCKKRTPAGKAMHTSVGC, from the exons ATGGCTCTCCGGAGGATTTACGTTTTCTCCCTGGCACTGGTGTGGGGCTGCAtggcctcctcctcccagcagaCAGCAG TTGCTCCCCCGCAAGACCTTCAGATCACTGATCCTGGGCTTTTAGGTTCTCTCGATATAGAGTGGAAACCTCCACCCAATGTACAAACCTTCAATGAGTGCACAGTAAAATACAAGTTTGAATACCGTAACACGGGTGATAGAGAATGGAAG GTTATTTTTACTAGGAAACTAAAATTCAGAGTTGGATTTGACCTCAGCAGGACTGCTGAAGTGAAGGTACAGACCCTGCTTGAAGGACGGTGTACCAATGACGTGGAGGTTCAGAGTGAATGGATTTATGCTACCTTTCAGGTCCCATTGCAAG GAAAGCTGGAATCAGAGGTTCAGAATTTTCATTGCATCTATCATGACTGGGAATACCTTGAGTGCACTTGGCAACCAGGTCTCCTCGCTCCTCGCGGTGTACATTATGGTCTATATTACTG GTATGAGGGCCTGGACCATGCAGTTCAGTGTGATGACTACATCCAGGACCACGGTATAAACATTGGCTGCATGCTGCAGAACCTGAGCCAGGCAGAATATAAGGATCTGAGCATTTGTGTCAATgggtcagcagcagccaccctgcTGAGGCCGTTGTATGCCACCCTGCGCCTTCACAACCTAG CAAAGCCCTCACCCCCCAAGCAGCTGGTGGTTTCCATGTCTGCGTCCGAGGAGCTCCGCGTGGTGTGGAGCCCACCAGGTGGCGAAACGCCGCCCCAGTGCCTGGAGTACGAGGTCCAGCTGGCAGAAGAGCAGGGGAAGGCCAAGACTGCCTGGGCG tctgTGTCAACCCAAATGGAGACTGCTTTTACTATTTCCAGAGCAAATCAAAGCAGCATTTCATGTGTCCGTGTCAGGGGGAGAACAAATAATTTCTGCGCCGACCAGGGCTTCTGGAGTGAATGGACGCAGGAGTGTTTCTCTG TGTCCAGAAAAGAGGACAAGCAGCTATTTATTCTCATTCCAGTCATTCTGAGTTTGTCAAGTAGCCTCATAATATTTATGTTGATTGGTCAGTGCAAGAAAAG AACCCCAGCAGGAAAAGCAATGCACACGTCAGTGGGATGCTAA